A single window of Gaiellales bacterium DNA harbors:
- a CDS encoding phosphotransferase: MHAMWNPEVVVDEELARALIGDLVPGLRGLPLRLLGEGWDSTVWQAGDGWVFRFPRREMVVPGFLREVEVLPRLAPALPLPVPVAEVRGEPDERFRWPWAGFRILPGRELVEVAADADARVRHGRDLGRFLRALHDIDPATVTAGGELLPVDAVRRADMPFRVARTEEQLERLAGLGLWRPPPGFAAAMEEARGLPEPDELVICHGDLHLRHLLVSDAGDLAGVIDWIDVCRADACLDLLLYWGYLDEAGREAFLAEYGPVDDVRLLRARVITVSIWGALAEYAHAVGMERLGRVAVAGLDLATE; encoded by the coding sequence AACCCCGAGGTCGTCGTCGACGAAGAGCTGGCGCGCGCGCTCATCGGCGACCTCGTCCCCGGGCTGCGCGGCCTGCCGCTGCGGCTGCTGGGCGAGGGCTGGGACAGCACCGTCTGGCAAGCAGGCGACGGGTGGGTGTTCCGCTTCCCCCGCCGCGAGATGGTGGTGCCCGGCTTCCTGCGCGAGGTCGAGGTGCTGCCGCGCCTGGCGCCCGCGCTGCCGCTGCCCGTGCCGGTGGCCGAGGTGCGCGGGGAGCCGGACGAGCGCTTCCGCTGGCCGTGGGCCGGCTTCCGCATCCTGCCCGGCCGGGAGCTGGTCGAGGTCGCCGCCGACGCCGACGCGCGCGTCCGCCACGGCCGCGACCTGGGCCGGTTCCTGCGCGCCCTCCACGACATCGATCCGGCGACCGTGACGGCGGGCGGCGAGCTGCTGCCGGTCGACGCGGTGCGGCGGGCCGACATGCCGTTCCGGGTCGCGCGCACCGAGGAGCAGCTGGAGCGGCTCGCCGGGCTCGGCCTGTGGCGGCCGCCGCCCGGGTTCGCAGCCGCCATGGAGGAGGCCCGCGGCCTGCCCGAGCCGGACGAGCTCGTGATCTGTCACGGCGACCTGCACCTGCGCCACCTGCTCGTCTCGGACGCGGGCGACCTGGCCGGCGTGATCGACTGGATCGACGTCTGCCGCGCCGACGCCTGCCTCGACCTGCTGCTCTACTGGGGCTACCTCGACGAGGCCGGGCGCGAGGCCTTCCTCGCCGAGTACGGGCCGGTCGACGACGTGCGGCTGCTGCGCGCGCGGGTGATCACGGTCTCGATCTGGGGCGCCCTGGCGGAGTACGCCCACGCCGTGGGCATGGAGCGGCTGGGTCGCGTGGCCGTCGCCGGGCTCGACCTCGCCACGGAGTAA
- a CDS encoding response regulator transcription factor has protein sequence MSAIRVLIADDQRVVREGLEMLLRLLSGIEVVGTASDGEEAVALARRLRPDVVLMDLGMPHCDGVEATRRLRESQPGTHVIVLTTYADDRSVVAALRAGARGFLTKDAGADEIERALRAVMRGEAAIDPAVQHHVVAAVAGSASAEAPEESLPDGLTPREAEVMSLIAAGLSNAEIADRLVITEATVKSHVNHLFGKTGVRDRAQAVAYAYRNGLAP, from the coding sequence ATGAGCGCGATCCGGGTGCTGATCGCCGACGACCAGCGCGTCGTCCGCGAGGGTCTCGAGATGCTGCTGCGGCTCCTGTCCGGGATCGAGGTCGTGGGGACTGCCTCCGACGGCGAGGAGGCGGTCGCGCTGGCGCGCCGCCTGCGGCCCGACGTCGTGCTGATGGACCTGGGCATGCCCCACTGCGACGGCGTCGAGGCCACCCGCCGACTGCGCGAGTCCCAGCCTGGCACCCACGTCATCGTGCTGACGACCTATGCGGACGACCGCTCGGTGGTGGCGGCGCTGCGGGCGGGCGCGCGCGGGTTCCTGACGAAGGACGCCGGCGCGGACGAGATCGAGCGCGCCCTGCGGGCCGTGATGCGCGGCGAGGCGGCGATCGACCCCGCCGTCCAGCACCACGTGGTCGCCGCGGTCGCCGGCTCCGCGTCGGCGGAGGCGCCCGAGGAGTCGCTCCCCGACGGCCTCACGCCGCGCGAGGCCGAGGTGATGTCGCTGATCGCGGCCGGCCTCTCGAACGCCGAGATCGCCGACCGGCTCGTGATCACCGAGGCCACGGTGAAGAGCCATGTCAACCATCTGTTCGGGAAGACCGGCGTGCGCGACCGGGCCCAGGCGGTGGCCTACGCGTACCGCAACGGCCTGGCGCCTTAG